A single region of the Fimbriimonadaceae bacterium genome encodes:
- the trpC gene encoding indole-3-glycerol phosphate synthase TrpC: MSYLDRIFETKRREIADAKAELSLDEVRAKARDADPVRGFRKALAEAEQPVTLIAEVKAASPSMGSIRPNLDPVEVARTYESAGAHCLSVLTDVEYFKGSPQNLIKSRESTSIPVLRKDFIEDPYQVYEARSWGADAILLIVAALEQSRLRDLQALAWQLGMDVLVEIHDEQEAERALEAKANLIGINNRDLSSFQTDIETSIRLLPQIKAFAHTVSESSLATSDDVQLVSSAGARSVLIGTTFCAAEDIGAKVKEVMRW; this comes from the coding sequence ATGAGCTACCTTGACCGCATCTTCGAAACTAAACGGCGAGAGATCGCCGACGCCAAAGCCGAACTTTCTTTGGATGAGGTGCGTGCAAAGGCCCGAGATGCCGATCCTGTGCGCGGGTTTCGTAAGGCACTGGCAGAAGCTGAGCAGCCGGTAACTCTCATTGCAGAAGTAAAGGCGGCAAGCCCATCAATGGGTTCTATCCGTCCAAATCTTGACCCGGTTGAAGTGGCACGAACCTACGAATCAGCAGGCGCACACTGCCTTAGTGTCCTCACAGATGTCGAATATTTTAAAGGATCGCCTCAAAACCTTATCAAATCGAGAGAATCCACGTCGATCCCAGTTCTTCGCAAAGATTTCATCGAAGATCCCTATCAAGTGTACGAAGCCCGCTCATGGGGGGCCGACGCAATACTTCTTATCGTCGCTGCTCTCGAACAGTCTCGCCTCCGTGACTTGCAAGCCCTTGCGTGGCAGCTCGGCATGGATGTCCTTGTCGAAATTCATGATGAACAGGAGGCAGAAAGGGCTCTTGAGGCAAAGGCAAATTTGATCGGCATAAACAACCGCGACCTTTCGAGCTTCCAAACCGACATTGAAACCTCCATTCGGTTGCTCCCCCAAATCAAGGCCTTTGCCCACACGGTCAGCGAGAGTTCGCTGGCAACGAGCGATGATGTCCAGCTCGTGAGCTCTGCTGGTGCGCGTTCTGTCCTTATTGGAACAACCTTCTGCGCAGCTGAAGATATTGGAGCGAAAGTGAAAGAGGTGATGCGCTGGTAG